Proteins encoded within one genomic window of Anopheles gambiae chromosome 3, idAnoGambNW_F1_1, whole genome shotgun sequence:
- the LOC1270833 gene encoding uncharacterized protein LOC1270833 isoform X1 yields MIATIDRRVWIMFLSYLLLQCSLTHILPFTVVLASTIADPEHHNPHQQQQQQQPASNVEDLYHRILDDNEFSSHANVRFNRHSEARDRLAASAAATSSRWQDSTSTQRVNNNRKINLEPSHRSPVPKPSSVDSVMSGLDEPAADSDRAALEDVHEQRALFEREGLSAVLRDAETHGTVPHRVAPVDHFPAYRRHRRSLLRRRSIRLKESEGEKPAEVEEASKKPQPNHAPQPTVDANSSAHPNLPRTSGVSSGNPGKASAPTVPRNTNDNGSASGPTSAKVEHLSTVTGTTERTIMALPPSPSSSSSASPSPHRAAAPHPAAIGIDSFNLLDDSVYIAPAHGLRNDSGGGASARLPTLGTDLTLDASGNIFGRENFDEQIIFLNGPDLLEPGSAEQGQSVGKVAREVAREVEIVGGGYVADEPQALPLRPIIRGPSDEHNVEEDNVVVVYADQHETVRLNCEVDADVTSSVWLKDGQIVHVMDKKSRTADIRFVREPLGGLTIANVMLEDDGVWQCEAENARGFFFNGRPIKLIVLDPPKEPYLLIDSRRLDAGNMFIPVKENSELALACVSEGGNPKPTLTWEVLLSPGIDRHAQKISSEVLELQEIQKDKQDKEPYKINAGAVSEVKLPAVFRVHHNARILCIMEHPTLKVRQNASILLDVQYTPSFAITRTPGFGYPLREGIEVSLKCDVDSNPPSTPLWQKDDGDPPVPQTGDGFLNFSSIRREHSGWYKCTSRHLNFQYSSIGYYLSVRYEPVDVTSEPVEQDLPMSPSSSSSSSSSASSSSSSSSSSVSMPSPGSSLPGGSPNGAVSQPGAAGTDQTGTNPFKAGQMEVELGGSVTLQCPQGSLGCWSHLDPMTARLKGLGAGIYTPTGQFSLKDVVYQDAGTYKCVGQNANNRKKLEVLQTVSIAVKGAPSVSARNMTPVAYPGSPLHLSVEFCANPPAYAARWLHGDRVYTPGNQYGTDVLAYGFIDLPTPFCKEARLTYVHMHEKVPRTFYFIVSSPGGVAEAVFKVNYTLKHKQMGSGASGAGSGTFGSPFSLSSSVSSSSGSGTTVTGGSSGYKINTNTINTVPGNGLDDDEELMEPEEIHFPIFGTGGSAGGRGWVLHAAVLAASSLPLIVMAVSSSPYYCL; encoded by the exons GCTCGTTAACACACATCCTCCCCTTTACGGTGGTGCTGGCCAGCACCATTGCCGATCCGGAGCATCACAACccacatcaacagcagcagcagcagcagccagcaagCAATGTAGAAGATCTATACCACCGAATTCTAGATGACAACGAATTTAGCTCCCATGCCAACGTCCGGTTCAACCGGCACAGTGAGGCACGGGACCGGCTGGCCgcctccgccgccgccacaTCATCTCGCTGGCAGGACTCCACGTCCACACAGCGCGTCAACAACAATCGTAAGATTAATCTGGAGCCCAGCCACCGCAGCCCTGTCcccaaaccctccagcgtagATAGCGTAATGAGCGGCCTGGACGAGCCCGCAGCGGACAGCGACCGAGCCGCACTCGAGGACGTGCACGAGCAGCGAGCGCTGTTCGAGCGGGAGGGCCTTAGCGCCGTGCTGCGTGATGCCGAGACGCACGGTACCGTCCCGCACCGGGTCGCACCGGTCGATCACTTTCCCGCCTATCGCCGGCATCGCCGATCGTTGCTGAGAAGGCGCTCGATCCGGTTGAAGGAGTCGGAGGGCGAAAAGCCGGCCGAGGTCGAAGAAGCTTCCAAGAAACCGCAACCAAACCACGCACCACAACCAACCGTGGATGCTAATTCCAGTGCACATCCTAACCTGCCCCGAACGTCCGGTGTTTCTTCAGGCAATCCAGGCAAGGCATCGGCGCCTACCGTGCCGCGTAACACCAACGACAACGGCTCGGCGAGTGGGCCGACCAGTGCCAAAGTCGAACACCTTTCAACCGTGACCGGTACGACCGAGCGAACAATTATGGCGTTGCcaccgtcgccgtcgtcgtcgtcgtcagcgTCCCCTTCACCACACCGTGCTGCTGCACCACATCCGGCCGCCATCGGCATCGACAGTTTCAATCTGCTCGACGACAGCGTCTACATTGCGCCCGCCCACGGTCTGCGCAATGACAGTGGCGGAGGCGCATCGGCACGCTTGCCCACCCTCGGCACCGACCTGACGCTTGACGCGAGCGGGAACATTTTCGGTCGCGAAAACTTCGACGAGCAAATTATCTTTCTCAATGGACCGGATCTGCTGGAGCCGGGCAGCGCCGAGCAGGGCCAGTCGGTAGGGAAGGTGGCACGGGAAGTCGCCCGTGAGGTGGAGATCGTTGGCGGGGGTTACGTGGCGGACGAGCCGCAAGCGCTGCCACTGCGGCCGATTATCCGCGGCCCGTCCGATGAGCACAATGTGGAGGAGGAcaacgtggtggtggtgtacgcCGACCAGCACGAAACGGTCCGGCTGAACTGTGAGGTCGATGCCGACGTCACCTCGAGCGTGTGGCTCAAGGATGGCCAGATAGTGCACGTGATGGACAAAAAGTCACGCACCGCGGACATCCGGTTCGTGCGGGAGCCGCTCGGCGGGCTGACCATCGCGAACGTGATGCTGGAGGACGATGGCGTGTGGCAGTGTGAGGCGGAGAATGCGCGCGGCTTCTTCTTCAACGGCCGGCCGATAAAGCTGATCGTGCTGG ATCCACCGAAGGAACCGTACCTGCTGATCGATTCCCGCCGGCTCGATGCGGGCAACATGTTCATCCCGGTGAAGGAAAACTCCGAGCTAGCGCTTGCCTGCGTCAGCGAGGGCGGCAACCCGAAGCCCACCCTCACGTGGGAGGTGCTGCTCAGCCCCGGCATCGACCGGCATGCACAGAAAATTTCCAGCGAAGTACTGGAGCTGCAGGAGATCCAGAAGGATAAG CAGGATAAGGAACCGTACAAGATCAATGCCGGCGCCGTGTCGGAGGTGAAGCTGCCCGCCGTCTTCCGGGTGCACCACAACGCCCGCATCCTCTGCATCATGGAGCATCCGACGCTGAAAGTGCGCCAAAACGCATCGATCCTGCTCGATGTGCAGT ACACTCCCTCGTTCGCCATCACGCGCACGCCCGGGTTCGGCTATCCGCTGCGGGAAGGGATCGAAGTTTCGCTCAAGTGCGATGTCGATTCGAACCCACCGAGCACGCCGCTGTGGCAGAAGGACGATGGTGATCCGCCGGTGCCGCAGACGGGCGACGGCTTTCTCAACTTTAGCTCGATCCGGCGCGAACACTCCGGCTGGTACAAGTGCACCTCGAGGCATCTCAACTTTCAGTACTCGAGCATCGGATATTATCTCAGCGTGCGAT ACGAACCAGTCGACGTAACATCCGAACCGGTCGAGCAGGATCTTCCAATGTCACCGTCTTCCTCCAgttcctcctcgtcctccgcctcctcctcctcgtcgtcttCCTCATCGTCCGTCTCGATGCCATCGCCCGGGAGCTCTCTTCCGGGAGGATCCCCCAACGGAGCCGTCTCCCAGCCGGGCGCCGCTGGCACAGATCAAACCGGAACCAATCCCTTCAAAGCTGGTCAGATGGAAGTTGAGCTCGGTGGCTCCGTGACCCTGCAGTGTCCACAAG GTTCGCTCGGTTGCTGGTCCCATCTGGATCCAATGACGGCCCGGCTGAAAGGGCTCGGGGCCGGTATCTACACACCCACGGGGCAGTTTTCCCTCAAGGATGTCGTGTACCAGGACGCCGGGACGTACAAATGCGTTGGCCAGAATgcaaacaatcgcaaaaagCTCGAAGTGCTGCAAACCGTCTCCATTGCCGTCAAAG GAGCTCCAAGTGTAAGTGCCCGCAACATGACACCCGTCGCCTACCCGGGCTCGCCGCTCCATCTGTCGGTGGAGTTCTGTGCCAACCCGCCGGCGTATGCGGCCCGCTGGCTGCACGGCGATCGGGTCTACACGCCCGGCAACCAGTACGGGACGGACGTGCTCGCCTATGGTTTCATC gaCTTACCGACACCATTCTGCAAGGAGGCACGTCTGACCTACGTGCACATGCACGAGAAGGTCCCTCGAACGTTCTACTTCATCGTTTCCTCGCCCGGCGGCGTCGCGGAAGCGGTCTTCAAAGTCAACTACACGCTCAAACACAAGCAGATGGGATCGGGTGCGTCCGGTGCCGGTTCCGGTACCTTCGGTAGTCCCTTCTCCCTTTCCTCCTCTGTTTCGTCATCCTCCGGTTCGGGCACCACCGTTACCGGGGGCAGCTCGGGATACAAGATCAACACCAACACGATCAACACCGTGCCGGGGAACGGGCTGGACGATGACGAGGAGCTGATGGAGCCGGAAGAGATACACTTCCCTATCTTCGGCACGGGTGGCAGTGCGGGTGGCCGTGGATGGGTGCTTCATGCGGCCGTTCTTGCCGCGAGCAGTTTGCCACTCATCGTGATGGCAGTCAGCAGCAGTCCTTATTATTGTCTATAG
- the LOC1270833 gene encoding uncharacterized protein LOC1270833 isoform X2, with the protein MIATIDRRVWIMFLSYLLLQCSLTHILPFTVVLASTIADPEHHNPHQQQQQQQPASNVEDLYHRILDDNEFSSHANVRFNRHSEARDRLAASAAATSSRWQDSTSTQRVNNNRKINLEPSHRSPVPKPSSVDSVMSGLDEPAADSDRAALEDVHEQRALFEREGLSAVLRDAETHGTVPHRVAPVDHFPAYRRHRRSLLRRRSIRLKESEGEKPAEVEEASKKPQPNHAPQPTVDANSSAHPNLPRTSGVSSGNPGKASAPTVPRNTNDNGSASGPTSAKVEHLSTVTGTTERTIMALPPSPSSSSSASPSPHRAAAPHPAAIGIDSFNLLDDSVYIAPAHGLRNDSGGGASARLPTLGTDLTLDASGNIFGRENFDEQIIFLNGPDLLEPGSAEQGQSVGKVAREVAREVEIVGGGYVADEPQALPLRPIIRGPSDEHNVEEDNVVVVYADQHETVRLNCEVDADVTSSVWLKDGQIVHVMDKKSRTADIRFVREPLGGLTIANVMLEDDGVWQCEAENARGFFFNGRPIKLIVLDPPKEPYLLIDSRRLDAGNMFIPVKENSELALACVSEGGNPKPTLTWEVLLSPGIDRHAQKISSEVLELQEIQKDKDKEPYKINAGAVSEVKLPAVFRVHHNARILCIMEHPTLKVRQNASILLDVQYTPSFAITRTPGFGYPLREGIEVSLKCDVDSNPPSTPLWQKDDGDPPVPQTGDGFLNFSSIRREHSGWYKCTSRHLNFQYSSIGYYLSVRYEPVDVTSEPVEQDLPMSPSSSSSSSSSASSSSSSSSSSVSMPSPGSSLPGGSPNGAVSQPGAAGTDQTGTNPFKAGQMEVELGGSVTLQCPQGSLGCWSHLDPMTARLKGLGAGIYTPTGQFSLKDVVYQDAGTYKCVGQNANNRKKLEVLQTVSIAVKGAPSVSARNMTPVAYPGSPLHLSVEFCANPPAYAARWLHGDRVYTPGNQYGTDVLAYGFIDLPTPFCKEARLTYVHMHEKVPRTFYFIVSSPGGVAEAVFKVNYTLKHKQMGSGASGAGSGTFGSPFSLSSSVSSSSGSGTTVTGGSSGYKINTNTINTVPGNGLDDDEELMEPEEIHFPIFGTGGSAGGRGWVLHAAVLAASSLPLIVMAVSSSPYYCL; encoded by the exons GCTCGTTAACACACATCCTCCCCTTTACGGTGGTGCTGGCCAGCACCATTGCCGATCCGGAGCATCACAACccacatcaacagcagcagcagcagcagccagcaagCAATGTAGAAGATCTATACCACCGAATTCTAGATGACAACGAATTTAGCTCCCATGCCAACGTCCGGTTCAACCGGCACAGTGAGGCACGGGACCGGCTGGCCgcctccgccgccgccacaTCATCTCGCTGGCAGGACTCCACGTCCACACAGCGCGTCAACAACAATCGTAAGATTAATCTGGAGCCCAGCCACCGCAGCCCTGTCcccaaaccctccagcgtagATAGCGTAATGAGCGGCCTGGACGAGCCCGCAGCGGACAGCGACCGAGCCGCACTCGAGGACGTGCACGAGCAGCGAGCGCTGTTCGAGCGGGAGGGCCTTAGCGCCGTGCTGCGTGATGCCGAGACGCACGGTACCGTCCCGCACCGGGTCGCACCGGTCGATCACTTTCCCGCCTATCGCCGGCATCGCCGATCGTTGCTGAGAAGGCGCTCGATCCGGTTGAAGGAGTCGGAGGGCGAAAAGCCGGCCGAGGTCGAAGAAGCTTCCAAGAAACCGCAACCAAACCACGCACCACAACCAACCGTGGATGCTAATTCCAGTGCACATCCTAACCTGCCCCGAACGTCCGGTGTTTCTTCAGGCAATCCAGGCAAGGCATCGGCGCCTACCGTGCCGCGTAACACCAACGACAACGGCTCGGCGAGTGGGCCGACCAGTGCCAAAGTCGAACACCTTTCAACCGTGACCGGTACGACCGAGCGAACAATTATGGCGTTGCcaccgtcgccgtcgtcgtcgtcgtcagcgTCCCCTTCACCACACCGTGCTGCTGCACCACATCCGGCCGCCATCGGCATCGACAGTTTCAATCTGCTCGACGACAGCGTCTACATTGCGCCCGCCCACGGTCTGCGCAATGACAGTGGCGGAGGCGCATCGGCACGCTTGCCCACCCTCGGCACCGACCTGACGCTTGACGCGAGCGGGAACATTTTCGGTCGCGAAAACTTCGACGAGCAAATTATCTTTCTCAATGGACCGGATCTGCTGGAGCCGGGCAGCGCCGAGCAGGGCCAGTCGGTAGGGAAGGTGGCACGGGAAGTCGCCCGTGAGGTGGAGATCGTTGGCGGGGGTTACGTGGCGGACGAGCCGCAAGCGCTGCCACTGCGGCCGATTATCCGCGGCCCGTCCGATGAGCACAATGTGGAGGAGGAcaacgtggtggtggtgtacgcCGACCAGCACGAAACGGTCCGGCTGAACTGTGAGGTCGATGCCGACGTCACCTCGAGCGTGTGGCTCAAGGATGGCCAGATAGTGCACGTGATGGACAAAAAGTCACGCACCGCGGACATCCGGTTCGTGCGGGAGCCGCTCGGCGGGCTGACCATCGCGAACGTGATGCTGGAGGACGATGGCGTGTGGCAGTGTGAGGCGGAGAATGCGCGCGGCTTCTTCTTCAACGGCCGGCCGATAAAGCTGATCGTGCTGG ATCCACCGAAGGAACCGTACCTGCTGATCGATTCCCGCCGGCTCGATGCGGGCAACATGTTCATCCCGGTGAAGGAAAACTCCGAGCTAGCGCTTGCCTGCGTCAGCGAGGGCGGCAACCCGAAGCCCACCCTCACGTGGGAGGTGCTGCTCAGCCCCGGCATCGACCGGCATGCACAGAAAATTTCCAGCGAAGTACTGGAGCTGCAGGAGATCCAGAAGGATAAG GATAAGGAACCGTACAAGATCAATGCCGGCGCCGTGTCGGAGGTGAAGCTGCCCGCCGTCTTCCGGGTGCACCACAACGCCCGCATCCTCTGCATCATGGAGCATCCGACGCTGAAAGTGCGCCAAAACGCATCGATCCTGCTCGATGTGCAGT ACACTCCCTCGTTCGCCATCACGCGCACGCCCGGGTTCGGCTATCCGCTGCGGGAAGGGATCGAAGTTTCGCTCAAGTGCGATGTCGATTCGAACCCACCGAGCACGCCGCTGTGGCAGAAGGACGATGGTGATCCGCCGGTGCCGCAGACGGGCGACGGCTTTCTCAACTTTAGCTCGATCCGGCGCGAACACTCCGGCTGGTACAAGTGCACCTCGAGGCATCTCAACTTTCAGTACTCGAGCATCGGATATTATCTCAGCGTGCGAT ACGAACCAGTCGACGTAACATCCGAACCGGTCGAGCAGGATCTTCCAATGTCACCGTCTTCCTCCAgttcctcctcgtcctccgcctcctcctcctcgtcgtcttCCTCATCGTCCGTCTCGATGCCATCGCCCGGGAGCTCTCTTCCGGGAGGATCCCCCAACGGAGCCGTCTCCCAGCCGGGCGCCGCTGGCACAGATCAAACCGGAACCAATCCCTTCAAAGCTGGTCAGATGGAAGTTGAGCTCGGTGGCTCCGTGACCCTGCAGTGTCCACAAG GTTCGCTCGGTTGCTGGTCCCATCTGGATCCAATGACGGCCCGGCTGAAAGGGCTCGGGGCCGGTATCTACACACCCACGGGGCAGTTTTCCCTCAAGGATGTCGTGTACCAGGACGCCGGGACGTACAAATGCGTTGGCCAGAATgcaaacaatcgcaaaaagCTCGAAGTGCTGCAAACCGTCTCCATTGCCGTCAAAG GAGCTCCAAGTGTAAGTGCCCGCAACATGACACCCGTCGCCTACCCGGGCTCGCCGCTCCATCTGTCGGTGGAGTTCTGTGCCAACCCGCCGGCGTATGCGGCCCGCTGGCTGCACGGCGATCGGGTCTACACGCCCGGCAACCAGTACGGGACGGACGTGCTCGCCTATGGTTTCATC gaCTTACCGACACCATTCTGCAAGGAGGCACGTCTGACCTACGTGCACATGCACGAGAAGGTCCCTCGAACGTTCTACTTCATCGTTTCCTCGCCCGGCGGCGTCGCGGAAGCGGTCTTCAAAGTCAACTACACGCTCAAACACAAGCAGATGGGATCGGGTGCGTCCGGTGCCGGTTCCGGTACCTTCGGTAGTCCCTTCTCCCTTTCCTCCTCTGTTTCGTCATCCTCCGGTTCGGGCACCACCGTTACCGGGGGCAGCTCGGGATACAAGATCAACACCAACACGATCAACACCGTGCCGGGGAACGGGCTGGACGATGACGAGGAGCTGATGGAGCCGGAAGAGATACACTTCCCTATCTTCGGCACGGGTGGCAGTGCGGGTGGCCGTGGATGGGTGCTTCATGCGGCCGTTCTTGCCGCGAGCAGTTTGCCACTCATCGTGATGGCAGTCAGCAGCAGTCCTTATTATTGTCTATAG